In Mus caroli chromosome 19, CAROLI_EIJ_v1.1, whole genome shotgun sequence, a genomic segment contains:
- the Poll gene encoding DNA polymerase lambda isoform X1, with translation MDPQGIVKAFPKRKKSHADLSSEALAKIPKREAGEARGWLSSLRAHIMPTGIGRARVELFEKQIIHHGGQVCSAQAPGVTHIVVDEGMDYERALRLLRLPQLPPGAQLVKSTWLSLCLQEGRLTDTEGFSLPIPKRSLDKPQPSKSGQDASAPGTQGDLPRTTLSLSPPHTRAVSPPPTAEKPSRTQAQFSSEDEASDGEGPQVSSADLQALITGHYPTPPEEDGGPDPAPEALDKWVCAQPSSQKATNYNLHITEKLEVLAKAYSVQGDKWRALGYAKAINALKSFPKPVGSYQEACSIPGIGKRMAEKVVEILESGHLRKLDHISDSVPVLELFSNIWGAGTKTAQMWYHQGFRNLEDLQSLGSLTAQQAIGLKHYDDFLDRMPREEAAEIEQTVRLSAQAFNPGLLCVACGSYRRGKMTCGDVDVLITHPDGRSHQGIFSRLLDSLRQQGFLTDDLVSQEENGQQQKYLGVCRLPGPGQRHRRLDIIVVPYCEFACALLYFTGSAHFNRSMRALAKTKGMSLSEHALSAAVVRNSQGVKVGPGQVLPTPTEKDVFKHLGLPYREPAERDW, from the exons ATGGACCCTCAGGGCATCGTGAAGGCCTTTCCCAAGCGGAAGAAAAGTCATGCAGATCTATCTTCAGAAGCACTTGCAAAGATTCCCAAAAGGGAGGCGGGAGAAGCTAGAG GATGGCTGAGCTCCCTGAGAGCCCACATTATGCCCACTGGCATTGGACGTGCCCGGGTTGAACTCTTTGAGAAGCAGATTATCCACCATGGCGGCCAGGTGTGCTCTGCCCAGGCCCCAGGAGTCACTCACATCGTGGTGGACGAAGGCATGGACTATGAGCGGGCTCTCCGGCTCCTCAGGTTGCCCCAGCTACCCCCTGGTGCCCAGCTGGTGAAGTCCACCTGGCTGAGCTTGTGCCTGCAGGAGGGAAGGCTGACAGACACGGAAGGATTCAGCCTTCCCATCCCCAAGAG GTCCTTGGACAAACCACAGCCCAGCAAGTCAGGCCAAGATGCTTCTGCTCCTGGCACCCAGGGGGATTTACCCAGGACCACCttgtctctttcccctcctcacaccagagctgtgtctcctcCCCCAACAGCAGAAAAGCCATCAAGAACCCAAGCCCAG TTCAGCTCAGAGGATGAAGCCAGCGATGGGGAAGGGCCCCAGGTTAGCTCAGCAGATCTGCAAGCCTTGATCACTGGGCACTACCCCACTCCCCCTGAGGAAGATGGTGGGCCTGACCCAGCGCCAGAAGCTCTGGATAAGTGGGTCTGTGCACAGCCCTCGAGCCAGAAGGCAACTAACTACAATCTGCACATCACAGAGAAGCTGGAAGTGCTGGCTAAAGCCTACAGTGTCCAGGGAGACAAGTGGAGGGCCCTGGGCTATGCAAAGGCTATCAATGCTCTCAAGAGCTTCCCCAAGCCTGTCGGCTCCTACCAG GAGGCCTGTAGCATCCCGGGAATTGGCAAGCGGATGGCGGAGAAGGTCGTGGAGATCCTGGAAAGTGGGCATCTGCGGAAGCTAGACCACATCAGTGACAGTGTGCCTGTCTTGGAGCTCTTCTCCAACATCTGGGGAGCTGGGACGAAGACTGCCCAGATGTGGTACCATCAG GGCTTCCGAAACCTAGAAGACCTCCAAAGCCTGGGCTCCCTGACCGCTCAGCAGGCCATTGGCTTGAAGCACTATGATGACTTCCTGGACCGCATGCCCAGGGAGGAGGCTGCGGAAATTGAGCAGACG GTCCGGTTATCAGCCCAGGCCTTCAACCCTGGGCTGCTATGTGTGGCCTGTGGCTCTTACCGACGGGGGAAGATGACATGCGGGGATGTGGACGTACTCATTACTCACCCCGATGGCCGATCCCACCAGGGCATCTTCAGCCGCCTCCTTGACAGCCTTCGCCAGCAAG GGTTCCTCACAGATGACTTGGTGAGCCAGGAGGAGAATGGCCAACAGCAGAAATACCTGGGTGTGTGCCGGCTCCCGGGGCCCGGGCAGCGCCACCGGCGACTCGACATCATCGTGGTACCCTACTGTGAGTTTGCCTGTGCCCTGCTCTACTTCACCGGCTCTGCCCACTTCAACCGGTCCATGAGAGCTCTGGCCAAGACCAAGGGCATGAGCCTGTCGGAGCATGCGCTCAGTGCAGCTGTGGTCCGGAACAGCCAAGGTGTCAAGGTGGGGCCTGGACAAGTGCTGCCCACCCCCACGGAGAAGGACGTCTTCAAGCACTTAGGCCTGCCCTACCGGGAGCCGGCTGAACGGGACTGGTGA
- the Poll gene encoding DNA polymerase lambda isoform X3 has product MQIYLQKHLQRFPKGRREKLEEACSIPGIGKRMAEKVVEILESGHLRKLDHISDSVPVLELFSNIWGAGTKTAQMWYHQGFRNLEDLQSLGSLTAQQAIGLKHYDDFLDRMPREEAAEIEQTVRLSAQAFNPGLLCVACGSYRRGKMTCGDVDVLITHPDGRSHQGIFSRLLDSLRQQGFLTDDLVSQEENGQQQKYLGVCRLPGPGQRHRRLDIIVVPYCEFACALLYFTGSAHFNRSMRALAKTKGMSLSEHALSAAVVRNSQGVKVGPGQVLPTPTEKDVFKHLGLPYREPAERDW; this is encoded by the exons ATGCAGATCTATCTTCAGAAGCACTTGCAAAGATTCCCAAAAGGGAGGCGGGAGAAGCTAGAG GAGGCCTGTAGCATCCCGGGAATTGGCAAGCGGATGGCGGAGAAGGTCGTGGAGATCCTGGAAAGTGGGCATCTGCGGAAGCTAGACCACATCAGTGACAGTGTGCCTGTCTTGGAGCTCTTCTCCAACATCTGGGGAGCTGGGACGAAGACTGCCCAGATGTGGTACCATCAG GGCTTCCGAAACCTAGAAGACCTCCAAAGCCTGGGCTCCCTGACCGCTCAGCAGGCCATTGGCTTGAAGCACTATGATGACTTCCTGGACCGCATGCCCAGGGAGGAGGCTGCGGAAATTGAGCAGACG GTCCGGTTATCAGCCCAGGCCTTCAACCCTGGGCTGCTATGTGTGGCCTGTGGCTCTTACCGACGGGGGAAGATGACATGCGGGGATGTGGACGTACTCATTACTCACCCCGATGGCCGATCCCACCAGGGCATCTTCAGCCGCCTCCTTGACAGCCTTCGCCAGCAAG GGTTCCTCACAGATGACTTGGTGAGCCAGGAGGAGAATGGCCAACAGCAGAAATACCTGGGTGTGTGCCGGCTCCCGGGGCCCGGGCAGCGCCACCGGCGACTCGACATCATCGTGGTACCCTACTGTGAGTTTGCCTGTGCCCTGCTCTACTTCACCGGCTCTGCCCACTTCAACCGGTCCATGAGAGCTCTGGCCAAGACCAAGGGCATGAGCCTGTCGGAGCATGCGCTCAGTGCAGCTGTGGTCCGGAACAGCCAAGGTGTCAAGGTGGGGCCTGGACAAGTGCTGCCCACCCCCACGGAGAAGGACGTCTTCAAGCACTTAGGCCTGCCCTACCGGGAGCCGGCTGAACGGGACTGGTGA
- the Poll gene encoding DNA polymerase lambda isoform X2, with protein MDPQGIVKAFPKRKKSHADLSSEALAKIPKREAGEARGWLSSLRAHIMPTGIGRARVELFEKQIIHHGGQVCSAQAPGVTHIVVDEGMDYERALRLLRLPQLPPGAQLVKSTWLSLCLQEGRLTDTEGFSLPIPKRSLDKPQPSKSGQDASAPGTQGDLPRTTLSLSPPHTRAVSPPPTAEKPSRTQAQFSSEDEASDGEGPQVSSADLQALITGHYPTPPEEDGGPDPAPEALDKWVCAQPSSQKATNYNLHITEKLEVLAKAYSVQGDKWRALGYAKAINALKSFPKPVGSYQEACSIPGIGKRMAEKVVEILESGHLRKLDHISDSVPVLELFSNIWGAGTKTAQMWYHQGFRNLEDLQSLGSLTAQQAIGLKHYDDFLDRMPREEAAEIEQTVRLSAQAFNPGLLCVACGSYRRGKMTCGDVDVLITHPDGRSHQGIFSRLLDSLRQQDEELGSEGRGHSTQHTNRHRVCWE; from the exons ATGGACCCTCAGGGCATCGTGAAGGCCTTTCCCAAGCGGAAGAAAAGTCATGCAGATCTATCTTCAGAAGCACTTGCAAAGATTCCCAAAAGGGAGGCGGGAGAAGCTAGAG GATGGCTGAGCTCCCTGAGAGCCCACATTATGCCCACTGGCATTGGACGTGCCCGGGTTGAACTCTTTGAGAAGCAGATTATCCACCATGGCGGCCAGGTGTGCTCTGCCCAGGCCCCAGGAGTCACTCACATCGTGGTGGACGAAGGCATGGACTATGAGCGGGCTCTCCGGCTCCTCAGGTTGCCCCAGCTACCCCCTGGTGCCCAGCTGGTGAAGTCCACCTGGCTGAGCTTGTGCCTGCAGGAGGGAAGGCTGACAGACACGGAAGGATTCAGCCTTCCCATCCCCAAGAG GTCCTTGGACAAACCACAGCCCAGCAAGTCAGGCCAAGATGCTTCTGCTCCTGGCACCCAGGGGGATTTACCCAGGACCACCttgtctctttcccctcctcacaccagagctgtgtctcctcCCCCAACAGCAGAAAAGCCATCAAGAACCCAAGCCCAG TTCAGCTCAGAGGATGAAGCCAGCGATGGGGAAGGGCCCCAGGTTAGCTCAGCAGATCTGCAAGCCTTGATCACTGGGCACTACCCCACTCCCCCTGAGGAAGATGGTGGGCCTGACCCAGCGCCAGAAGCTCTGGATAAGTGGGTCTGTGCACAGCCCTCGAGCCAGAAGGCAACTAACTACAATCTGCACATCACAGAGAAGCTGGAAGTGCTGGCTAAAGCCTACAGTGTCCAGGGAGACAAGTGGAGGGCCCTGGGCTATGCAAAGGCTATCAATGCTCTCAAGAGCTTCCCCAAGCCTGTCGGCTCCTACCAG GAGGCCTGTAGCATCCCGGGAATTGGCAAGCGGATGGCGGAGAAGGTCGTGGAGATCCTGGAAAGTGGGCATCTGCGGAAGCTAGACCACATCAGTGACAGTGTGCCTGTCTTGGAGCTCTTCTCCAACATCTGGGGAGCTGGGACGAAGACTGCCCAGATGTGGTACCATCAG GGCTTCCGAAACCTAGAAGACCTCCAAAGCCTGGGCTCCCTGACCGCTCAGCAGGCCATTGGCTTGAAGCACTATGATGACTTCCTGGACCGCATGCCCAGGGAGGAGGCTGCGGAAATTGAGCAGACG GTCCGGTTATCAGCCCAGGCCTTCAACCCTGGGCTGCTATGTGTGGCCTGTGGCTCTTACCGACGGGGGAAGATGACATGCGGGGATGTGGACGTACTCATTACTCACCCCGATGGCCGATCCCACCAGGGCATCTTCAGCCGCCTCCTTGACAGCCTTCGCCAGCAAG ATGAGGAATTGGGCTCAGAGGGGCGAGGCCACTCAACTCAACACACAAATAGGCACAGGGTATGCTGGGAATAA